One genomic window of Punica granatum isolate Tunisia-2019 chromosome 1, ASM765513v2, whole genome shotgun sequence includes the following:
- the LOC116211327 gene encoding heavy metal-associated isoprenylated plant protein 39-like → MKKLVVKLDLHDGKAKQKALKTVASLQGIDSLSMDMKEKKLTVIGAVDPVSVVSKLRKYWQTDIITVGPAKEPEKEKKEEPKKEEGQAKKEEGPKEEAKKEEQPQQEGQKPGEEPKKDEEAKKDEPKKEEQQAKKEEEPKKPQPLPLPQPDPVLELVRAYRASYPQMTPYHQQMTPYYYVQSMEENPNACVIC, encoded by the exons ATGAAG AAGCTCGTGGTGAAATTGGATTTGCACGATGGCAAAGCTAAGCAGAAGGCCCTTAAGACCGTTGCCTCCCTTCAAG GAATCGATTCTCTTTCGATGGACAtgaaggagaagaagctgaCAGTGATCGGGGCAGTAGATCCGGTCAGCGTGGTGAGCAAGCTGCGCAAGTATTGGCAAACGGACATAATCACGGTGGGCCCCGCGAAAGAGccggagaaggagaagaaggaagagccgaagaaggaagaaggccaggccaagaaggaagaaggcccCAAAGAAGAGGCAAAGAAGGAAGAGCAGCCGCAGCAGGAGGGGCAGAAACCCGGCGAGGAACCGAAGAAAGACGAAGAAGCCAAGAAAGACGAGCCGAAGAAGGAAGAGCAGCAGGCCAAGAAGGAGGAAGAGCCCAAGAAGCCTCAGCCTCTCCCGTTGCCACAGCCCGACCCCGTCCTCGAGCTAGTCAGGGCTTACCGAGCGTCCTACCCGCAGATGACTCCCTATCACCAGCAGATGACTCCCTATTACTACGTCCAGAGCATGGAGGAGAACCCGAACGCCTGCGTTATTTGTTAA